The DNA window GCACTTTCCTTCTGCCTCTCTAAAGTTAGTGTGTGTAAGAAAATATGCCAAGGCAGTTGGTTTACCCATCTCTGAAGTAATTCCTCATTCAGAAGAAATCTCCTAATTTAATGGTTCACGCAACTCCTCATAAAGCAATTGAATTAGCTCAAGAATATATTCGATTGCATCTTTCAGAAAAAATAACTATGAGTGATTTAAGAAATGCCTCCGGCTACTCAGAGCGATCTTTGCAGCTTTTATTTAAAAAGCATTTTGATAAAACGCCTTTTGAATATATTGAAGAAGAAAGACTCGTTCTGGCTTTCGATTTAATTAAACGTCACAAAAGTACTAAAAAAACGACTGAAATTGCTTTGAATGTTGGATGTAAACACCTCGGAAGATTTTCTGTGAAATTCAAAGCAAGATTTGGAATTCACCCCTCTGTTCTCGCTAAGGCCGCATAAAAAACTATCTTTCGGGATCGTTTTTATCCCACGTATATATCGCGGTATGTGGGATTTTTTTGTTTTAAGTGAGTAACAACTTTAATCCTGCAATCACCAAAACCAAAGCTAATGTTTTTTTAATGGTGTTAGCTGTATAAAACTTTATCCCAAGCGTTGTGCCAATAAGTGCGCCTATCAAAGTAGCCCCTATGAATAAAGGTAGTTGATTAGGTAGACTCTGAATAGAAGAGTAGTTTCCAAGCAATCCAAAACTAGAATTAATAAGAATAAATAGTGCGGTGATGCCTGAAGTTGTTTTGGTTGAGCTCCAACCTAAAAATAATATCAGTGGTGATAAAAATATACCTCCACCTGTTCCAGTTAATCCTGCCAAAAAGCCTATACATGAACCAATCAAAACGGCTAAGAAAAATGGAGGTTTTTTAAGATTTTTATCGATCTTTTTAGAAAGATCGGTCACAAGAGAAATAGCAGATATTAAAAGAATAAAACCCACAATAGATTTATAGATATGGCTCGGAGGATTGATATAACCCCCTAAAAATGCGAATGGGATGGCACCTAGTGCAATCGGCAATAAAACTTTTAAATCAAAAAAACCTTTTCGTATAAAACGCCAGCTCGTAAATGAAGCAATAAAGATATTTAAAACTAATGCTGTCGGTTTAATCACAGAACTAGGGATATTAAATAGCGTCATGATAGCAATATAAATTGAAGCGCCTGCATGCCCCACTGATGTATACAAGATTGCACCCAATAATAAACAGAAGCTGATAGTAAAATCAATCAATTCAAAATGCATAAACACTTTCTTAATCGCTTATTAATGATATTAACTAATTAATTATAAAGCGTTTAATAGCTTTATCGGAGTAAAATGCTCAACTATGCAAACGACTGCTCAATCTTCAGTAAAAGCTATAAACAAATACCGTCCTTATTGGGCGAAACGTTTTGGCGCAGCCCCAATGCTTCCTATGACGCGTAAGGAAATGGATGCATTAGGCTGGGACAGTTGCGACATTATTTTAGTGACAGGTGATGCTTATATTGATCACCCAAGTTTTGGTATGGCCTTAGTAGGACGATTACTTGAAGATCAAGGATTCCGAGTGGGCATCATATCCCAACCTGATTGGTCGAGTGCTGAACCTTTTAGAGCGCTAGGTAAACCCAATCTTTATTTCGGTATCACCGCTGGCAATATGGATAGTATGGTCAACCGATACACGGCTGACCGAAAAATTCGATCTGATGATGCTTATACGCCCGGCGCTATTGCAGGCAAACGACCTGACCGAGCAGTGCTTGTGTATTCTCAACGTTGTCGCGAAGCATTTTCAGATGTGCCATTAGTGATTGGAAGTATTGAAGCAAGTCTTCGTCGAATTGCACATTACGACTATTGGTCTGACAAAGTACGTCGTTCAATACTGGTGGATTCTAAAGCTGATATTTTATTATATGGCAATGCTGAACGCGCACTGATTGAACTCACACACCGTATTGCTGATGGTGAAAAAGTAGAAGATATTCAAGATATAAGAGGTACAGCATTCTTACGTAAAAAAATTCCTGAAGGCTGGGAAGAGATTGCGTCCACACACCTTGATCGCCCAGGAAAAATTGAAGTCCATGTTGACCCTTATGAAATGAAAATGGGGGCTGGAAGTGATTGCGAAACCAAAGAAAAATTGCCTGAAGATGTGAAAGTCATTCAGGTTGTTCGAAAAACAAAAACAGATCGAAGTAAACAAGTAGTTCGTTTACCAAACTTTGAAGAAGTGGTTGATAATCCGGTGCTCTATGCGCATGCATCACGCGTCCTTCATTTAGAAGCGAATCCAGGAAATGCGCGAGCGCTCATTCAAAGACACGGGGATCGTGAAGTTTGGTTAAACCCACCCCCTATTCCTCTCACAACAAAAGAGATGGACTATGTATATGGCATGCCTTATGCAAGAAAACCTCACCCTTCTTATGGCAACGCTAAAATTTCAGCATGGGAAATGATTCGTTTCTCAGTGAATATTATGCGCGGGTGTTTTGGTGGATGTACTTTCTGTTCCATTACAGAACATGAGGGTCGCATTATTCAAAGTAGATCTGAAGAGAGTATCTTAAAAGAAGTTGAAGAGATTAGAGATAAAGTTGAAGGCTTTACAGGGGTCATTTCAGATTTAGGTGGTCCTACAGCAAATATGTACCGCATGGCTTGTAAATCTGAAACCATTGAAGCTTCTTGTAGAAAGCTTTCTTGTGTTTATCCTGGTATTTGTGAGAATTTAAATACTGACCACTCAGCCCTTATAGAGCTTTATCGAAAAGCCAGAAACACCAAAGGTATCAAAAAAGTACTGATTGGATCAGGACTGCGTTATGACCTTGCAGTCACTTCTCCTGAATATGTCAAAGAGCTTGTGCAACATCATGTCGGGGGTTATCTGAAAATTGCACCTGAGCACTCTGAGGAAAATGTCTTATCTAAAATGATGAAACCGGGCATGGGTTCATATAATAAATTTAAAGAGATGTTTGATCGCTTCTCCAAAGAAGTCGGCAAAGAACAATATTTAATTCCTTATTTTATCGCAGCGCATCCAGGTGCTACCGATGAGGATATGATGAATTTGGCACTATGGCTCAAAGAACATGACTTTAAATTAGATCAGGTGCAAACTTTTACACCGACACCGATGGCTATGGCTACAGCCATGTATCACTCAGGTAAAAATCCTTTGCGTAAAGTAACAAATGATAGTGAAGAAGTTCCCATTCCTCGAGCAGGTGGCATAAGACGACTTCATAAAGCATTTATTCGCTATCATGACCCAAAAAATTGGCCTATGTTACGAGAGGCATTACAACGTATGGGCCGCTCTGATTTAATTGGAGACAGTAAAAAACATCTGATTCCAGCAAGGCAGCCTTTATCAGAAAATCACTCTAAAAGAATGCATCAATTTGCGAGAAACAAACCCTCCACTACAAAGCCTTTTAAACGCGCTCGCTAACCTTTAACTTCGCTAAGAAGTTGAAAGAAAATAAAATGAAAAACAAAAAAATCACAGAACTTCTTAAACAGATGGAAGCGATTGAAAAAGAACTGAATGAAGTCATTCATCAGCAAGAAATTCAATTCAACTATCAATTTAAAGGCAAGAAGGTTGAATTTGAAAGTTCTATTAAAGAGGCACATAAGAAATTAAAAATAGGTTTAATACATTGGTTTTCAACAAGACCCATCAATCTTATGACAGGGCCCATTATCTACAGCATGATCATCCCTATGTTAATCCTAGATGCGTGTATAAGCTTTTATCAATTCACGTGTTTTCCTATCTATGAAATTAAATTAGTGAAGCGACGTGATTACATTTCTTTTGATCGCCACCATCTTCATTATCTTAATTGGATCGAAAAATTTCATTGCACCTACTGTGCTTATGGGGCTGGACTTTTAGCTTACATCACAGAAATTGTAGCGAGAACTGAGCAATACTTCTGCCCTATAAAACATGCAAGAAAAGTCATGGGCACACACTCAAGATATATAAAATTTTTAGAATACGGAGATGCTAAAAACTATCAAGAAAATCTTGAGAATTTTAGAAAACAGCTTTCAAAAACTTAAGTTCTTATTTTTATGAACTTTTTCATAAAACTTAAGACAAAGAAGCATTTCATTTATAAGGTATTTTTATGAGAGCTTTAGTTGTATGTTTAACGTTACTTAGTTGTTTTTCATTGGCATTTGCTAATCAAGATATAAATACTCAAAAACTTCAAAGCCAAAAGCAATTTATTAGTAACATCAATCAATGTAGTAATCCTGCCCAATTAGAGCAATTCATTCAAAATGCTCTTGTTAATGTCTCTAATCATGAAAAAAGGGCTCAACATGCGGCGTTACTTGAAGAGCTTATTAAATACAATCCTTCATGTTTTGTAGCAAGCGTTAAAAAATTAGACCCAAAAAGCTGCGAAAAAATGGAAGAGTCTTATCTTAGCGAACCGTTCTTTTATCCAAGGGAAGACTTAAGAGCCTCTCTTGCATCAGCGAAAAACTATAAGGCGAGTTGCTTAGCAAGTTAATTTTATGAAAATTATTCGATGTATAGCGATCATTTCTATTCTCTGTCTTTGCAATCTCTCATTCTCCAAAGACTTAGATGGCAAATTACTCTCAGGAACACATATTGAAAAATACCAAAATGGAAATACCAAATATGAGGTCCATTATGTCAACGGCAAAAAAGAAGGTTTAGAGACTTTTTGGTACAACAGTGGACTGAAATATATACAAACTAATTATAAAAACGATAAAGAAGATGGTGTGTGGAATCAATGGTATGAAAGTGGCCAACTTAAATTAGAAGCGCATTACAAAGATGGTAAAGAGCATGGTTTATTTACACAATGGTATGACAATGGCGCCAAAAGATCTGAAGCAACTTTTAAAGATGGCAAAAAAGAAGGGTATGAGACTTACTGGGAAAAGAATGGCGATGTCAAATCTAAAACCTTATATGAGGATGGAAAGCCCACAAAATAAAAATGCTACCTAGGTAGCATTTTTATTTATCAAAAGAATTTTCTGATCTTAATTTTTCAATACGCTTATTTTCAAAGGTTCTTAAACCTATAAATGTAAAGAGTCCAATCGCAATCATGACTAAAATAAAACAGCCATAAGCTAATTGCCAAGGGATACCATTCGTCATCATACTAAATTCAGACATACCTCCAATACCTGCAATGATATTCACCGGCATAAAGACGACGCTGATAATCGTCAATCTTTTCAAATCAATATTTTGATTTACATTAAGGAAACCGACTGTGGCATCCATTTGAAAGTTGATCTTATTAAATAAGAATGATGTATGGCCATCTAATGAGTCTATATCACGAAGAATTTCTTTGACATCTTCATGTTGACTCACTGATAAAAGCTTTGAACGCATCAAAAATGACAGAGCGTTTCTAGTATCCATCACATTACGTCTTATCTTACCGTTCAAATCTTCCTCGATGGCAATATCAGAAAGAATCGTCGCCGCCTGGCTATTTGTCATATAGGACTTCACAACCTGCTTACCGACTTTTTCTAGTCTTGAGTAAACATCTTCAAGGGCGTTCGCTGAATATTCAATATCTGCTGCATACAAATCTAATAAGACATCTTTCGCTTGAGATACATAACCTGCTTCTGCACGCGCTCTTAAACGTTGAAGTCTGAATACAGGCAATTCTTCATTTCTAACAGTGAATAATATTTTGTCTTTAAGAACGAATGCCACCGTAACGTTTTTAGATTCTTTCGTGGTGTCTAGTAAGAAATTGGAATGTAGATGAATTTCACCATTATCTTCAATATAAAAACGCGCACTCGTTTCCAAGTCTGTAAGTTCATTGGGGTTAGGAATATGCGCACCAAAAATTTCTCTAGCCCATTCGAGCTGCTCAATCTCAGGTGTGACAAGATCCACCCAAATAGGCTTGGCCTTTTCAAGATCTTTTCGGCTGTAAATAGGTATTTGACGTAAACGACCTTTAAATAAGTCAAATACTCGAATAACCGTAATTTGCTCTTTATTTGGAGTTTCGTCAGATACAAGATCCATACGAATGTCATCAGAAACTTCCAGAAGCACATCATCACGACGACTTGTTTCAATATGATCCCATACAAC is part of the Candidatus Methylopumilus rimovensis genome and encodes:
- a CDS encoding helix-turn-helix transcriptional regulator, whose amino-acid sequence is MVHATPHKAIELAQEYIRLHLSEKITMSDLRNASGYSERSLQLLFKKHFDKTPFEYIEEERLVLAFDLIKRHKSTKKTTEIALNVGCKHLGRFSVKFKARFGIHPSVLAKAA
- a CDS encoding sulfite exporter TauE/SafE family protein codes for the protein MHFELIDFTISFCLLLGAILYTSVGHAGASIYIAIMTLFNIPSSVIKPTALVLNIFIASFTSWRFIRKGFFDLKVLLPIALGAIPFAFLGGYINPPSHIYKSIVGFILLISAISLVTDLSKKIDKNLKKPPFFLAVLIGSCIGFLAGLTGTGGGIFLSPLILFLGWSSTKTTSGITALFILINSSFGLLGNYSSIQSLPNQLPLFIGATLIGALIGTTLGIKFYTANTIKKTLALVLVIAGLKLLLT
- a CDS encoding YgiQ family radical SAM protein — translated: MQTTAQSSVKAINKYRPYWAKRFGAAPMLPMTRKEMDALGWDSCDIILVTGDAYIDHPSFGMALVGRLLEDQGFRVGIISQPDWSSAEPFRALGKPNLYFGITAGNMDSMVNRYTADRKIRSDDAYTPGAIAGKRPDRAVLVYSQRCREAFSDVPLVIGSIEASLRRIAHYDYWSDKVRRSILVDSKADILLYGNAERALIELTHRIADGEKVEDIQDIRGTAFLRKKIPEGWEEIASTHLDRPGKIEVHVDPYEMKMGAGSDCETKEKLPEDVKVIQVVRKTKTDRSKQVVRLPNFEEVVDNPVLYAHASRVLHLEANPGNARALIQRHGDREVWLNPPPIPLTTKEMDYVYGMPYARKPHPSYGNAKISAWEMIRFSVNIMRGCFGGCTFCSITEHEGRIIQSRSEESILKEVEEIRDKVEGFTGVISDLGGPTANMYRMACKSETIEASCRKLSCVYPGICENLNTDHSALIELYRKARNTKGIKKVLIGSGLRYDLAVTSPEYVKELVQHHVGGYLKIAPEHSEENVLSKMMKPGMGSYNKFKEMFDRFSKEVGKEQYLIPYFIAAHPGATDEDMMNLALWLKEHDFKLDQVQTFTPTPMAMATAMYHSGKNPLRKVTNDSEEVPIPRAGGIRRLHKAFIRYHDPKNWPMLREALQRMGRSDLIGDSKKHLIPARQPLSENHSKRMHQFARNKPSTTKPFKRAR
- a CDS encoding toxin-antitoxin system YwqK family antitoxin encodes the protein MKIIRCIAIISILCLCNLSFSKDLDGKLLSGTHIEKYQNGNTKYEVHYVNGKKEGLETFWYNSGLKYIQTNYKNDKEDGVWNQWYESGQLKLEAHYKDGKEHGLFTQWYDNGAKRSEATFKDGKKEGYETYWEKNGDVKSKTLYEDGKPTK
- a CDS encoding CorA family divalent cation transporter, yielding MSEKNNIDKKLSSIKNLLAKQNLVGNLIQRQEMSRQDIVESLIQKQNSTELEKLVKKLEVNDIARILEALIEQERIVVWDHIETSRRDDVLLEVSDDIRMDLVSDETPNKEQITVIRVFDLFKGRLRQIPIYSRKDLEKAKPIWVDLVTPEIEQLEWAREIFGAHIPNPNELTDLETSARFYIEDNGEIHLHSNFLLDTTKESKNVTVAFVLKDKILFTVRNEELPVFRLQRLRARAEAGYVSQAKDVLLDLYAADIEYSANALEDVYSRLEKVGKQVVKSYMTNSQAATILSDIAIEEDLNGKIRRNVMDTRNALSFLMRSKLLSVSQHEDVKEILRDIDSLDGHTSFLFNKINFQMDATVGFLNVNQNIDLKRLTIISVVFMPVNIIAGIGGMSEFSMMTNGIPWQLAYGCFILVMIAIGLFTFIGLRTFENKRIEKLRSENSFDK